A window of Cohnella herbarum contains these coding sequences:
- a CDS encoding C40 family peptidase: MTTTIKKNHMGKLLVGATLSLSIVFSAGTMFANTNSAYAATTSTADSVIATGKKFLGVPYEFGASSNKTTAFDCSSFTQYVFKQNGVSIPRSSKEQSKVGTFVSRDQLQPGDLVFSDTNRDGVINHVSIYIGNDQLLHTYRVGIGVTISTFTGSSWDKTYVTARRVLPTNEQPVEVTPPTNITKPDPKPDKPSITEPDTDSSDDGDHWDRDRYNHKKKWHR, from the coding sequence ATGACTACTACCATTAAGAAAAATCATATGGGCAAGTTGCTTGTCGGAGCTACGCTAAGCCTTTCGATCGTTTTCTCGGCAGGAACGATGTTCGCGAATACGAACTCGGCCTATGCCGCAACAACGTCAACCGCGGACAGCGTAATTGCGACGGGCAAGAAGTTCTTGGGCGTTCCTTATGAATTCGGAGCCTCATCGAACAAAACGACCGCGTTTGATTGCTCATCGTTCACGCAATACGTGTTCAAACAAAACGGAGTCAGTATCCCCCGTTCGTCTAAAGAACAATCCAAAGTAGGTACTTTCGTGTCCAGAGACCAGCTCCAACCTGGAGATTTGGTATTCTCGGATACGAATCGGGACGGAGTTATCAATCACGTGAGCATCTATATCGGTAACGACCAGCTTCTGCACACCTATAGAGTCGGAATTGGCGTTACGATATCGACGTTCACAGGCAGTTCGTGGGATAAGACATACGTAACGGCTCGCAGAGTGCTTCCAACGAATGAACAACCTGTCGAGGTCACTCCGCCGACCAACATTACGAAACCGGATCCGAAGCCTGACAAACCTTCGATTACCGAACCCGATACAGACAGTTCGGATGATGGCGATCATTGGGATCGTGACCGCTACAATCACAAGAAGAAATGGCATCGATAA
- a CDS encoding D-alanyl-D-alanine carboxypeptidase family protein: MRVSIIRLFLPVLMFLCWAGSVSANGGQLPAIRGEAAILIDARTGAVVYDNNGDKRMYPASITKIVTGILALEDSNLADIVKVSKEARNEEGTRVFLAEGEEVPMEKLVYGLLVNSGNDAATAIAEHMDGSKEQFANRMNAFVKEKLGLTQTNFTNPHGLPDSNHYTTARDMAIIAKYAMENETFRTIVSTRNKPWVGKEWVSELVNHNKLLSSYEGATGIKNGYTNASGFTLVSSAQRGDTELIGVILKSSSSDEIYSDMAALLDYGFERVETIKIMDEGVEQNFSVNGEEKPFHSNAAIWMTAEKGTTPALAADESGNLYVRNSSLYKLDQSIASLRPLFLSEAPNLLEAAAEVEITPPIDKKSPWAIMVTIFWFLQLLFMLFVLLAKRRKRLTQKFRS, translated from the coding sequence ATGCGGGTTTCGATCATTCGACTATTTCTTCCGGTCTTGATGTTCTTGTGTTGGGCGGGATCCGTTTCGGCGAACGGCGGTCAGCTTCCGGCAATCCGCGGTGAAGCCGCAATCTTGATCGATGCGCGAACAGGCGCCGTCGTATACGATAATAATGGCGACAAACGAATGTATCCCGCCAGTATCACGAAAATCGTGACGGGAATTCTAGCGTTGGAAGACTCGAATCTCGCCGATATCGTAAAAGTTTCCAAGGAAGCAAGAAATGAAGAGGGAACTCGCGTATTTCTAGCCGAAGGGGAAGAGGTTCCGATGGAGAAGCTCGTTTACGGACTTCTTGTTAACTCGGGGAATGACGCGGCCACAGCAATCGCGGAGCATATGGATGGTTCCAAAGAGCAATTCGCAAATCGCATGAATGCTTTCGTGAAAGAGAAGCTGGGATTAACGCAAACGAACTTCACGAACCCTCACGGGCTCCCGGATTCCAATCACTATACGACGGCAAGAGATATGGCAATTATCGCGAAATACGCAATGGAAAACGAAACCTTTCGGACCATCGTGTCCACGCGGAATAAACCGTGGGTCGGGAAAGAGTGGGTGTCGGAGCTCGTTAATCATAATAAGCTCTTGTCGAGTTACGAAGGGGCGACAGGGATTAAGAATGGGTATACGAACGCATCTGGCTTTACGTTGGTTTCTTCCGCACAGCGCGGCGACACGGAGCTAATCGGCGTGATTCTTAAGTCCTCTTCCAGCGATGAAATCTATTCGGACATGGCTGCCTTGCTAGACTACGGATTTGAACGCGTAGAAACGATTAAGATCATGGACGAAGGCGTCGAACAGAACTTTTCAGTAAACGGCGAAGAGAAGCCTTTCCATTCGAATGCTGCGATTTGGATGACCGCAGAGAAGGGGACGACACCCGCTCTCGCAGCGGATGAATCCGGAAATCTATACGTACGGAATAGCTCGCTCTATAAGCTGGATCAATCGATTGCTTCCTTAAGACCGCTATTTCTTAGCGAAGCTCCGAACTTGCTTGAAGCCGCAGCCGAGGTGGAAATCACGCCTCCTATAGATAAGAAGTCCCCATGGGCGATTATGGTTACTATTTTTTGGTTTTTACAGTTGCTATTCATGTTATTCGTCTTGTTAGCCAAAAGAAGAAAAAGGTTGACGCAAAAATTCAGATCGTAA
- a CDS encoding sigma-70 family RNA polymerase sigma factor encodes MMNGMERKAEQFEVHRNHLQAVAYRMLGSLSEAEDAVQETWVRLSRSDTSDVVNLGGWLTTVVSRVSLDMLRSRKSRREESMETHLPETFATHSDRNDPEHEALLADSVGLALLVVLDNLNPAERIAFVLRDIFAIPFNEIAPIVGKSETAVRQLASRARRRVQGTGKTDDAGIALQRELVDAFLAASRVGDFDALVAALDPDVVVRDDRRTAQSNVTRGAKALAMHISGRAQAAQSALVNGKVGAIVAPRGKLLYILQFTLIHGKIVEVDLISEPSRIREMNLAVLDV; translated from the coding sequence ATGATGAACGGAATGGAACGGAAGGCGGAGCAGTTCGAAGTGCATCGGAATCACCTGCAGGCGGTTGCGTATCGCATGCTTGGATCATTGAGCGAGGCGGAGGACGCGGTGCAGGAAACTTGGGTAAGACTTAGCCGTTCGGATACGAGCGATGTCGTGAACCTGGGAGGATGGCTGACCACTGTAGTTTCTCGGGTGAGCCTCGATATGCTGCGTTCGCGCAAGTCGAGACGCGAGGAATCGATGGAAACGCATTTGCCCGAGACGTTCGCGACTCATAGCGATCGTAACGACCCCGAACACGAAGCGCTGCTGGCGGATTCCGTCGGTCTTGCCCTGTTGGTCGTGCTCGATAATCTGAATCCCGCGGAACGCATCGCGTTCGTGCTGCGAGATATCTTCGCAATACCTTTCAACGAAATTGCTCCTATCGTGGGGAAATCCGAAACCGCGGTCAGACAACTTGCGAGCAGGGCTCGTCGCCGGGTGCAAGGGACTGGAAAGACTGACGATGCCGGAATTGCTCTGCAGCGCGAGCTCGTCGACGCTTTCCTAGCGGCATCGCGCGTTGGCGATTTTGATGCGTTGGTAGCGGCTCTTGATCCGGATGTTGTCGTCAGAGACGATCGCCGGACAGCACAATCCAACGTAACTCGAGGCGCAAAAGCGCTGGCGATGCATATCTCTGGACGCGCGCAGGCTGCGCAGTCAGCCCTCGTGAACGGAAAGGTAGGCGCTATCGTTGCTCCTCGTGGAAAGCTGCTTTATATTCTCCAATTTACACTGATTCACGGGAAGATCGTCGAGGTCGACTTGATTTCCGAACCTTCGCGCATTAGAGAGATGAACCTGGCAGTATTGGACGTATAG
- a CDS encoding ABC-2 transporter permease produces MVLHLVKKDLLLAKRYWIIMLIAALLLPLGISSKIELADSRFLSFFLSTIYIQYLMFNMVSMVEYKYKGSTFLCTTPYTRKSIVRSTYLFVLTIFAGCFALYTMMSLVVPSMLEPLRFSDFSLSLLILTVFFGAIIPVQYQIGYEKTRYAFMLIIVMFPFVIPSIMQEIQSRNIDIRFQFPFPAIVQDILLCALAAAIGWISLTVSTRIYNRKNL; encoded by the coding sequence ATGGTTCTCCATCTTGTGAAAAAAGACTTATTATTGGCTAAAAGATATTGGATCATTATGCTAATTGCGGCGCTATTATTACCTCTTGGGATCAGCAGTAAAATCGAATTGGCCGATAGCCGGTTCTTAAGCTTCTTTCTTAGCACGATCTACATTCAGTATTTAATGTTTAATATGGTTTCGATGGTCGAATACAAATACAAAGGATCCACGTTCTTATGCACGACGCCCTACACGAGGAAATCGATCGTGAGATCGACTTATCTATTCGTTTTGACGATATTCGCGGGATGTTTCGCTTTGTACACGATGATGTCCCTCGTTGTTCCTAGCATGTTGGAGCCGCTTCGTTTCTCGGACTTTTCTCTGTCTTTATTGATCTTAACCGTTTTCTTCGGTGCGATAATCCCAGTACAATATCAAATCGGGTACGAGAAGACCAGATATGCGTTCATGTTAATCATCGTTATGTTCCCATTCGTAATTCCGTCAATCATGCAAGAAATACAAAGCCGAAACATCGACATCCGCTTTCAATTCCCTTTTCCCGCTATCGTTCAAGACATCCTCTTGTGCGCGCTGGCAGCAGCGATCGGTTGGATCTCGCTAACGGTTTCGACGCGGATCTATAATCGCAAAAATTTGTAA
- a CDS encoding disulfide oxidoreductase, which yields MNPRKSIAPHFFLYFAWIVSVVATLGSLYFSEVRGYIPCELCWYQRILMYPLSILLGIAAYYGDVAMKKYILPLSIIGGSISIYHYLLQKAPGFEGIKPCTNGVPCNVDYIDWLGFITIPFLALVAFVLITVSMIFLRTSSEND from the coding sequence ATGAACCCGAGAAAATCGATTGCTCCGCATTTCTTCTTATATTTTGCTTGGATCGTCTCCGTCGTTGCAACGTTAGGAAGCTTGTATTTCAGCGAAGTTCGCGGGTATATTCCCTGCGAGCTCTGTTGGTATCAACGGATATTGATGTATCCTTTAAGCATCTTACTGGGGATAGCCGCTTATTATGGCGATGTTGCGATGAAAAAGTATATTTTACCTCTGTCGATTATCGGGGGATCGATTTCCATTTATCATTATTTGCTTCAAAAAGCGCCCGGATTCGAGGGAATAAAGCCTTGCACGAACGGGGTTCCTTGTAACGTCGATTATATTGATTGGTTAGGCTTTATTACGATCCCGTTTCTAGCTTTAGTTGCGTTCGTGCTTATCACGGTTAGCATGATTTTCCTCAGGACGTCGTCGGAGAACGATTGA
- a CDS encoding Lsa family ABC-F type ribosomal protection protein → MSLINVANLTFAYEGSYDNLFEKVNFQLDTDWKLGFTGRNGRGKTTFLRLLLGDYEYGGKISANVGFEYFPFHVEHMEDHTIDVINGIVPDVPLWEIMRELTLLKVSEDVLYRPFDSLSNGEQTKVLLAALFLKENSFLLIDEPTNHLDIEARKLVGHYLNAKSGYILVSHDRSFLDRCVDHILSINKTNIEIRKGNFSDWWENKRRQDHFELAENEKLRKDIRRLSESAKRTSNWSDAVEKTKFGTLNSGSDVDRGYIGHKAAKMMKRSKSIEHRQQSAIEDKSKLLKNIESAESLKLSQLAYHKNQLAELDHVSIYYGEKQVCSDIGFMIEQGDRIALTGRNGSGKSSVIKLILGEKIDYSGTFRKGSQLKISYVSQITSHLRGNLTDYARDNGIDESLFKSILRKLDFSRVQFEKDMSDFSGGQKKKVLIAKSLCEKAHLHIWDEPLNFIDVISRMQIEELLLEYKPTLLFVEHDSEFCENIATKIVKL, encoded by the coding sequence ATGTCATTAATTAATGTCGCGAACTTAACGTTTGCCTATGAGGGCAGCTACGATAATTTGTTCGAAAAAGTTAATTTTCAATTGGACACCGATTGGAAATTAGGATTTACGGGAAGAAACGGAAGGGGGAAAACCACATTCCTCCGCTTATTGCTTGGTGATTATGAATACGGCGGGAAGATTTCCGCTAATGTCGGGTTCGAATATTTCCCATTCCATGTCGAACACATGGAAGATCATACGATTGATGTCATCAACGGCATTGTCCCGGACGTCCCTCTCTGGGAAATCATGCGCGAATTGACGTTGCTTAAGGTTTCCGAAGATGTCTTATATCGCCCGTTCGACTCTTTGTCCAACGGAGAACAGACCAAGGTACTATTAGCAGCCTTATTTCTTAAGGAAAACAGTTTTCTGTTAATCGATGAACCGACCAATCATCTTGACATTGAGGCAAGAAAACTCGTCGGTCATTATCTCAACGCCAAAAGCGGATACATCCTCGTGTCTCACGACAGATCGTTTCTTGATCGCTGCGTAGATCACATTTTATCCATCAATAAGACTAACATCGAAATCCGGAAGGGTAATTTCTCCGATTGGTGGGAAAATAAAAGGAGACAGGATCACTTCGAGCTAGCGGAGAACGAAAAGCTCAGAAAAGACATTAGACGTCTATCGGAATCCGCGAAACGAACGAGCAATTGGTCAGATGCAGTGGAAAAGACGAAATTCGGAACCTTAAATTCCGGATCCGACGTAGATAGAGGGTATATCGGCCACAAAGCCGCTAAAATGATGAAACGCTCGAAATCGATCGAGCATAGACAGCAATCCGCGATAGAAGACAAGTCTAAGCTGCTTAAGAATATTGAAAGCGCCGAGAGCTTAAAGCTTTCACAGCTTGCCTATCATAAAAATCAACTTGCCGAACTCGATCATGTTTCCATTTATTACGGCGAGAAGCAGGTATGTTCGGATATCGGTTTTATGATTGAGCAAGGGGATAGAATAGCGCTTACGGGTAGGAACGGTTCGGGAAAATCGAGCGTCATAAAACTTATTCTGGGCGAGAAAATCGATTATTCCGGTACTTTCAGGAAGGGCAGCCAACTTAAAATATCCTATGTCTCACAGATTACTTCGCATCTGCGGGGCAATTTGACGGACTACGCGAGAGATAACGGGATTGACGAAAGTCTGTTCAAATCGATCTTAAGGAAACTCGATTTTTCGAGGGTGCAATTCGAGAAGGATATGTCGGATTTTAGCGGTGGGCAGAAAAAGAAAGTATTAATCGCAAAAAGCCTTTGCGAGAAAGCCCATTTGCATATTTGGGATGAACCGCTAAATTTTATCGATGTCATCTCACGCATGCAAATTGAAGAGTTGCTGCTTGAATATAAGCCAACCTTGCTTTTTGTTGAGCATGACAGCGAATTTTGCGAAAATATTGCGACCAAGATCGTTAAGCTCTAA
- a CDS encoding ABC transporter ATP-binding protein yields the protein MKPMLEVKGLSKSWGDFGLKDVSFTLYEGCITGFIGVNGAGKTTTIKSILGLTRKDAGNITFYGKDTQRYEREFKNRIGIVLSDGNFYDDLNLLEMKSIIAPSYSNWDNAIFVKRMERFGLSANQKIKTLSKGMRMKYSIVLAISHHADLLIMDEPTSGLDPQVRSELMNILLEFVKEEGKSVFFSSHVTSDLDKVADALILIDKGRVVLDEEKDVLRERHSVVKGDCRQLDGVRDLFLTLEETKYGFTGLTDNPAAVHKQMKDVLFERPSVEEIMLGYIGR from the coding sequence ATGAAGCCGATGCTGGAAGTAAAAGGCCTTAGTAAAAGTTGGGGCGACTTCGGACTTAAGGACGTGAGTTTTACGTTATACGAGGGTTGCATTACCGGATTTATCGGCGTCAACGGGGCGGGGAAGACGACGACGATCAAGTCGATTCTCGGACTTACCCGGAAGGATGCCGGAAACATTACGTTTTACGGAAAAGATACGCAGCGGTACGAAAGAGAATTCAAGAACCGAATCGGTATCGTCTTGTCCGATGGCAACTTTTACGATGACTTGAATTTACTCGAAATGAAAAGCATAATCGCGCCGTCTTATTCGAATTGGGATAACGCGATCTTTGTAAAGCGTATGGAACGGTTCGGTTTGTCGGCAAATCAAAAGATCAAGACGTTATCCAAAGGCATGCGAATGAAATATTCTATCGTTTTGGCAATTTCCCACCATGCGGACTTGCTCATTATGGATGAGCCAACAAGCGGTTTGGATCCGCAAGTTCGCTCGGAATTGATGAACATTTTGCTCGAATTCGTGAAGGAAGAAGGAAAAAGCGTATTCTTCTCCTCGCATGTCACTTCCGACTTGGATAAAGTTGCGGATGCGTTAATTCTGATCGATAAGGGGCGCGTCGTGTTGGACGAGGAGAAGGATGTTTTGCGGGAGAGGCACAGCGTCGTGAAAGGGGACTGCCGTCAGTTGGACGGCGTGCGCGATTTGTTCTTGACGCTGGAGGAGACGAAATACGGGTTTACCGGATTGACCGATAATCCTGCGGCCGTTCACAAGCAAATGAAAGACGTCCTATTCGAAAGACCTTCGGTTGAAGAAATCATGCTCGGTTACATCGGGAGGTGA
- a CDS encoding copper resistance CopC family protein, producing MKRTKWLILTAFVLAILAPTSAFAHTGLKSSTPENKQIVDAEVNEIKMTFNTDIEKLSSFKVVDAQGTEYEIADKLVDKSSMSGGLNSPLKDGEYTVDWKIIGKDGHPIKGSFAFSVRVPATATPSASPSASASASPSSSPSSSEDPVASESLSPAPSETNTSNPSASESSQPDSESDSSDNTSLEVKSKASDFLLYAAGAVFLLFVALYLRRKKR from the coding sequence ATGAAACGAACCAAATGGCTGATCTTAACGGCCTTCGTTCTGGCAATCCTTGCTCCGACAAGCGCTTTCGCGCATACGGGTCTTAAATCCTCGACCCCCGAAAATAAACAAATCGTGGATGCGGAAGTCAATGAGATAAAAATGACCTTTAACACGGACATTGAGAAGCTGAGTAGCTTTAAGGTTGTTGACGCTCAGGGAACCGAATATGAGATCGCCGACAAATTGGTCGATAAGTCATCCATGTCCGGAGGATTGAATTCGCCATTGAAGGATGGGGAATATACCGTGGATTGGAAAATCATTGGCAAAGACGGACATCCGATTAAAGGCAGCTTCGCATTCAGCGTGCGTGTTCCGGCAACTGCAACTCCATCTGCTTCACCTTCGGCTTCGGCTTCGGCTTCGCCATCGTCATCGCCTTCAAGCTCCGAAGATCCGGTTGCCTCCGAATCCTTAAGTCCGGCTCCAAGCGAAACGAATACCTCCAATCCGTCCGCTTCGGAATCATCGCAACCGGACAGTGAATCTGATTCATCCGATAATACGTCCTTAGAAGTTAAGTCCAAAGCTTCGGATTTTCTTCTCTATGCCGCCGGGGCCGTATTCCTATTATTTGTTGCTTTGTACCTGCGCAGGAAAAAAAGATAA
- a CDS encoding carbohydrate deacetylase → MKYLIVNADDFGLSPGVNRGIVEAYLAGGITSTTLMVNMPGFEDAIIRSLALPNLGVGLHFNLTSGIPISHPNLIPSLVQQDGTFRDFRQVHARDEREIEIELAAQWNRFIASGLRPTHLDSHHHIHQIFPSVYKAMANLATKENIPMRRSQTSDETIAPSVLKTHQVLLDTYEKPDGLQKLLLYLSQLPEGTTELMCHPGYTDNMLRERETSEWSNAREAELAVFRDPVVQHTIRELDIRPIHYGLLSSIIAQPTVHPTPNPKPKILLKYKRRKKRTFKKKAKLITPKRKKRRVSTRLFLSIKYKTR, encoded by the coding sequence ATGAAATATTTAATCGTTAACGCGGATGATTTCGGCTTATCTCCTGGTGTCAACAGGGGCATTGTCGAAGCCTATCTGGCAGGCGGGATAACCAGCACAACCTTGATGGTGAATATGCCCGGCTTTGAGGATGCCATAATTCGTTCTCTTGCGCTGCCAAATCTGGGTGTCGGTTTACACTTTAACTTAACCTCCGGCATACCTATTTCACATCCGAATCTCATCCCTTCTCTCGTACAACAAGATGGAACATTTCGTGATTTCAGGCAAGTTCACGCAAGAGACGAACGCGAGATCGAAATCGAGCTCGCCGCGCAATGGAATCGTTTCATTGCCTCCGGCCTACGCCCCACCCATTTGGATTCCCATCACCATATCCATCAGATCTTCCCTTCCGTCTACAAAGCAATGGCGAATTTAGCTACTAAAGAGAACATTCCCATGCGGCGTTCGCAGACGTCAGACGAAACAATCGCTCCTTCGGTATTAAAGACCCATCAAGTTTTACTGGACACTTACGAGAAGCCAGACGGTCTTCAAAAGTTGCTTCTTTACCTTAGCCAACTTCCCGAAGGCACGACGGAATTGATGTGTCATCCCGGATATACCGACAACATGCTGCGCGAACGAGAAACCTCGGAGTGGTCGAATGCCAGAGAAGCCGAATTGGCGGTTTTTCGCGATCCTGTCGTCCAGCACACGATTCGAGAGCTGGATATTCGTCCGATTCATTACGGATTGCTGAGTTCGATAATCGCTCAACCTACCGTGCATCCTACTCCAAACCCAAAACCCAAGATCCTTCTCAAATATAAACGCCGCAAGAAACGTACATTTAAGAAAAAAGCCAAGTTAATAACGCCGAAGAGGAAGAAGCGGCGTGTTTCTACTCGTTTATTTCTTTCAATAAAGTATAAGACTCGATAA
- a CDS encoding DsbA family protein, whose amino-acid sequence MSGKNKKAGTTGRKKNPGKAMVLYTTALVLLLVALFFINQANKDGTQDLTRVDVQPSIADQPVIGSEDAKVTLIEFGDYKCPSCKKWSQDVYPVLKAEYIDTGKMKLAFVNTLFHGDESELGALAGEAVFSQNKDAFWVFNEAMFNAQPSANHDGLWITEEKIAELATTITPQIDIEKLKNDLSNRTTLPQVQVDNALVEKYRINQTPTLMINGITIANPFDIESIKSVIDKELGV is encoded by the coding sequence ATGTCAGGCAAGAATAAGAAGGCAGGTACGACAGGTCGTAAGAAGAATCCGGGAAAAGCTATGGTGCTCTACACGACAGCTCTCGTACTCTTGCTCGTTGCTTTGTTTTTCATTAATCAAGCCAATAAGGATGGAACGCAGGATTTAACTCGGGTCGACGTGCAACCCAGCATCGCGGATCAACCCGTTATCGGGAGCGAGGACGCTAAAGTGACCTTGATCGAGTTTGGAGATTATAAATGTCCGTCATGCAAAAAATGGAGTCAAGACGTATATCCCGTTCTCAAGGCAGAATATATCGATACCGGGAAAATGAAGCTTGCATTCGTTAACACGCTGTTTCACGGCGATGAATCCGAACTCGGGGCTTTGGCCGGGGAGGCGGTGTTCTCCCAGAACAAGGACGCCTTCTGGGTGTTTAACGAAGCGATGTTTAATGCGCAGCCTTCGGCAAACCACGATGGACTCTGGATCACCGAGGAGAAAATCGCGGAACTCGCGACAACGATCACACCGCAGATAGATATTGAGAAGTTAAAGAACGACTTGAGCAACAGAACGACATTACCTCAGGTTCAAGTCGATAACGCTCTCGTCGAGAAGTATCGAATTAATCAAACGCCAACTTTGATGATCAATGGCATTACGATTGCAAATCCTTTTGATATCGAGTCGATCAAATCCGTGATCGATAAGGAGTTGGGAGTTTAA
- a CDS encoding carboxymuconolactone decarboxylase family protein produces the protein MQSRMNSPAMIVPEAIQALQALGKALFESAEKTGVPSRTLFLAYLRTSQINGDSVCVDLHSRNAMAAGVQVEKLLAVAAWRETPHFTDAERAALGLSESITRLSDRTDPVPDEIYTEAVRHYEEQALATLIAGIATANLWNRFNVSTRQIVNVSVE, from the coding sequence ATGCAATCAAGAATGAATAGTCCCGCGATGATCGTTCCAGAAGCGATCCAAGCCTTACAAGCACTAGGCAAAGCCTTGTTCGAGTCCGCCGAGAAAACCGGCGTTCCGAGCCGGACGCTCTTCCTTGCTTATCTTCGGACGAGTCAGATTAACGGAGACAGCGTATGCGTTGATCTTCATTCGCGCAACGCTATGGCGGCCGGCGTACAGGTAGAGAAGCTTCTAGCCGTTGCGGCCTGGCGTGAAACGCCGCACTTCACCGATGCCGAACGTGCGGCGCTGGGACTCAGCGAGTCGATTACCCGTCTAAGCGACCGAACGGATCCCGTGCCGGACGAGATTTATACCGAGGCTGTCCGACACTACGAGGAACAGGCGTTGGCCACACTGATCGCCGGAATCGCTACGGCCAACCTCTGGAATCGCTTTAACGTTTCGACTAGGCAGATCGTTAATGTCTCCGTGGAATAA